A window of the Zeugodacus cucurbitae isolate PBARC_wt_2022May chromosome 4, idZeuCucr1.2, whole genome shotgun sequence genome harbors these coding sequences:
- the LOC105215968 gene encoding biogenesis of lysosome-related organelles complex 1 subunit 6, whose translation MLKSSNFESIISAVEAEGQQPNNNSADLQQVPTTLPNSNANCGVETQLYNNTFTSPSNCKNNNNVDYNDMRTTETTAEMPDSLATKQLASGILQIFEPPLVKARGQLKELIGKQNKIYIDLSAEKFKLDNAETVKLHEMMNNVKIYREKLVKIKKQMQSIYQRTKVLKKRALNVQACKQKELQRKLQKQQQEEALIAKQQQQTQATTPRQ comes from the exons ATGCTGAAAAGTAGTAATTTCGAAAG tATTATTAGCGCTGTGGAAGCGGAAGGTCAGCAACCGAACAACAACTCAGCTGATTTGCAACAAGTGCCCACAACGCTGCCTAATAGCAATGCCAACTGTGGCGTTGAGACACAATTGTATAATAACACCTTCACGTCGCCAAGcaattgcaaaaacaataacaatgtggATTATAATGACATGCGTACAACAGAAACAACAGCTGAAATGCCAGATTCCTTGGCTACCAAGCAGTTGGCCAGCGGGATCTTGCAAATTTTTGAGCCACCGCTGGTCAAAGCGCGCGGACAATTGAAGGAGCTCAT TGGTAAACAgaataaaatctacattgatTTGTCGGCGGAGAAATTCAAATTGGATAACGCTGAGACGGTGAAGCTGCACGAAATG ATGAACAATGTAAAGATTTATCGTGAAAAATTGGTCAAGATTAAAAAGCAAATGCAAAGCATTTATCAGCGCACTAAAGTTTTGAAG AAACGCGCACTCAACGTGCAGGCCTGCAAACAGAAGGAGCTACAACGTAaactgcaaaaacaacagcaagagGAGGCCTTAATCgccaaacagcaacaacaaacgcaagCCACAACGCCGAGGCAGTGA
- the LOC105215991 gene encoding dynein intermediate chain 3, ciliary — MYHNQYIYARERRRFGRQPLLSDRTQLMLSIQPSQRMRNSYILRNPMNSSTQLSDQMAYSWVETENVTYAEHGMYHYEGGWPREVNINDEESTMRYRKKIEREDNWGVQVMHLIHTSMDVTAQNSAVNIYQEFFVDLPPELGKDIRMPFEARQCNIFHDPQKPVRPITVLDWMPSERRKFMSQPTNFNKLAPASPQVKPKGMGDTEDESESQPSVQEPARTDANPNSFYVWNQANALNPEVVLESTEPVRLAHFCPRDDNFIAAGLQSGMVALWDARNGGKPLKISPLEAAHREEAAALCWVHSKSNSEFYSGSYDGSVKYWDARDLETPLQEILIDPEPTDEQKSERAHGVTVLEFEYTIPVRYIIASDQGYIFIGNRKGMLPTEVLLSNYRLFSGPIRTIERNPFFVKNFLIAADWCVKIWAEECKGAPTTLLMKKKNEMLCGTWSPARCSLFVTGDARGEVDFWDILLHQRKPLFTLKLKRPIKYVKFRPDGKYLAVALENGDVQLFELDPALRQSAAKDKALLMALFERELFRSKLLEGRVEEVKLKRKTSLLEAETKQREAELDLIAELDPDDPDQFLQIIENDHEFKDMLKMFKDSTFNIDKKRQERQFVMERTDFEKVEDGSQTDLEGLTAEEIAALKGKAAGGQGDATSATTAAAAAAGGKGGATAAGAAGAAGADEKEAATGDKRIKVLKRMADKDK, encoded by the exons ATGTACCACAATCAGTACATTTATGCGCGTGAGCGGCGCCGCTTTGGACGCCAGCCGCTGCTAAGCGATCGCACACAGCTGATGCTGAGCATACAGCCGAGCCAACGCATGCGCAACTCGTACATCTTACGTAATCCGATGAATAGCAGCACACAACTGAGCGATCAAATGGCCTACAGCTGGGTGGAGACAGAGAATGTGACCTATGCCGAGCATGGCATGTACCATTACGAGGGCGGTTGGCCGCGCGAAGTCAACATCAACGACGAAGAGTCGACAATGCGCTATCGCAAGAAGATCGAACGCGAGGACAATTGGGGTGTACAAGTGATGCATCTGATACACACTTCGATGGATGTGACGGCACAAAATAGCGCGGTGAATATTTATCAAGAATTCTTCGTCGATCTGCCGCCAGAGCTGGGTAAAGATATACGCATGCCATTTGAGGCGCGTCAATGCAATATATTTCATGATCCACAAAAGCCGGTGCGTCCCATCACCGTGCTCGATTGGATGCCGAGTGAGCGGCGGAAATTTATGTCGCAACCGACCAACTTCAATAAGTTGGCACCGGCAAGCCCGCAAGTAAAACCAAAAGGAATGGGCGATACCGAAGACGAATCGGAAAGTCAACCCAGTGTACAAGAGCCGGCGCGCACCGACGCGAATCCCAACTCGTTCTATGTGTGGAACCAAGCTAACGCCTTGAATCCGGAAGTGGTGCTCGAATCCACAGAGCCGGTACGGCTTGCGCATTTCTGTCCACGTGATGACAATTTCATAGCGGCCGGTCTGCAATCCGGCATGGTGGCGCTATGGGATGCGCGTAATGGCGGTAAACCGTTGAAGATTTCACCGCTTGAGGCCGCACATCGTGAGGAGGCGGCCGCCTTGTGTTGGGTGCATTCGAAATCGAATTCTGAGTTCTATAGCGGTTCATATGATGGCTCGGTAAAATACTGGGACGCCCGCGATTTGGAAACACCCTTGCAAGAGATACTAATCGATCCCGAACCAACCGACGAGCAGAAGAGTGAACGCGCACACGGTGTTACAGTGTTGGAATTCGAGTACACCATACCGGTGCGTTATATTATTGCCAGCGATCAGGGTTATATATTTATCGGTAATCGTAAGGGTATGCTGCCGACCGAGGTGTTACTCTCCAATTATCGGCTCTTCTCGGGCCCGATACGCACGATTGAACGCAATCCATTCTTTGTGAAGAATTTTCTAATTGCCGCCGATTGGTGTGTGAAAATCTGGGCGGAGGAGTGTAAAGGTGCGCCCACAACGCTGCtgatgaagaagaagaacgaAATGTTGTGTGGTACTTGGAGTCCAGCGCGTTGTTCGCTCTTCGTGACTGGCGATGCGCGCGGCGAAGTCGACTTTTGGGACATACTATTGCATCAGCGGAAGCCCTTATTTACGCTGAAACTGAAACGTCCCataaaatatgtcaaatttCGTCCAGATGGTAAGTACTTGGCGGTGGCGCTGGAAAATGGTGATGTGCAACTATTCGAACTTGATCCGGCTTTGAGACAAAGCGCCGCTAAGGACAAAGCTTTACTAATGGCG CTCTTCGAACGCGAACTCTTTCGCTCCAAATTGCTGGAAGGACGTGTCGAAGAAGTCAAACTCAAACGCAAAACTTCACTCTTGGAAGCAGAGACCAAGCAACGCGAAGCCGAATTGGATTTGATCGCCGAACTAGATCCCGATGACCCTGATCAATTCTTGCAGATCATCGAGAATGATCACGAATTCAAGGATATGCTGAAAATGTTCAAGGATAGCACATTCAATATAGACAAAAAGCGACAGGAGCGCCAATTCGTTATGGAACGCACCGATTTTGAGAAGGTCGAAGACGGTTCCCAAACCGATTTAGAGGGACTCACCGCCGAGGAGATCGCGGCGCTAAAAGGTAAGGCGGCGGGCGGACAAGGTGATGCAACCAGTGCAACGACcgcggcagcagcagccgctGGCGGTAAGGGTGGTGCTACTGCGGCCGGTGCAGCAGGCGCTGCCGGCGCAGATGAGAAAGAGGCAGCAACCGGTGATAAACGCATAAAAGTGCTGAAGCGCATGGCGGACAAGGATAAATAA
- the LOC105215973 gene encoding 2-(3-amino-3-carboxypropyl)histidine synthase subunit 1, whose amino-acid sequence MLDVIQPVSMDLTPKESAPSTSTTNNEVVVVRAKPKKVFKPKARINRIPQSLLDDPQLQQAIDRLPSNYNFELHKTIWRIRDMKAKRVALQLPEGLLMYSMIISDIIERFTDADTVIMGDVTYGACCVDDYTAKALGADLLVHYGHSCLIPVDQTSDIKVLYVFVDIKIDPLHFIDSVKLNFKPSDGQIALVSTIQFVTTLQAASSELKAAGYDVIVPQAKPLSPGEILGCTSPELPASAKMLIYLGDGRFHLESSMIANPTLKAYKYDPYDKKFTIEEYDHRAMQTIRYREIERARAAKKIGIIVGTLGRQGSSRVHRFLEKRLHAKGYATTTILLSEIFPQKLALFAGIDAFVQIACPRLSIDWGTAFAKPLLNPYELSVVLGDVEFTPHNAAPKNNAYPMDFYATGSLGPWTPNFKPPAVGECDNKPSEACCGRCVRAELEKDDNDAARAATIEDILDFKKG is encoded by the coding sequence ATGTTGGATGTCATCCAACCAGTCAGCATGGACTTAACACCAAAGGAATCAGCCCCCAGCACCTCCACCACCAACAATGAAGTCGTTGTGGTGCGCGCCAAGCCGAAGAAAGTGTTCAAGCCAAAAGCGCGCATCAATCGCATACCACAGTCACTGCTCGATGATCCACAGCTGCAGCAGGCCATCGATCGCCTGCCGTCGAATTACAATTTTGAGCTGCACAAGACCATCTGGCGCATACGTGATATGAAAGCGAAGCGTGTGGCATTGCAACTGCCCGAGGGTTTGCTTATGTACTCGATGATTATAAGCGATATAATTGAACGTTTCACCGATGCCGATACAGTCATCATGGGTGATGTCACTTATGGTGCGTGCTGTGTGGACGATTACACCGCCAAAGCTTTGGGTGCTGATCTGTTGGTGCATTATGGTCATAGCTGTCTCATACCGGTCGATCAGACAAGTGACATTAAAGTGCTCTATGTCTTTGTGGATATCAAAATTGATCCACTGCATTTTATTGATTCcgttaaattgaatttcaaaccgTCCGATGGTCAAATTGCGCTCGTGAGCACCATACAATTTGTGACAACGCTACAAGCGGCTTCGTCGGAACTCAAAGCAGCTGGCTATGATGTGATTGTGCCACAAGCAAAGCCATTGAGTCCCGGTGAAATTTTGGGCTGTACATCGCCTGAATTGCCTGCCAGCGCTAAAATGTTGATCTATCTCGGCGATGGACGTTTCCATTTGGAGTCGTCTATGATCGCGAATCCCACATTGAAAGCGTATAAATATGATCCTTATGACAAGAAATTCACCATTGAGGAATACGATCATCGTGCTATGCAAACGATACGTTATCGCGAAATTGAACGTGCACGTGCGGCCAAGAAGATTGGCATTATTGTCGGCACATTGGGCCGGCAAGGCAGTAGTCGTGTGCACAGATTTCTCGAAAAGCGTTTGCATGCTAAAGGttatgccacaacaacaattttgctGTCTGAAATCTTTCCACAAAAGTTGGCGCTCTTCGCCGGCATTGATGCGTTCGTGCAGATTGCGTGTCCACGTCTCTCCATCGATTGGGGCACGGCATTTGCTAAACCACTACTGAATCCCTATGAACTGTCGGTTGTGCTCGGTGATGTCGAGTTTACGCCACATAACGCCGCGCCCAAGAACAATGCATATCCCATGGATTTCTATGCCACAGGCAGTTTGGGTCCATGGACACCTAACTTCAAACCACCAGCTGTGGGCGAGTGTGATAATAAACCGTCTGAGGCGTGTTGTGGCCGCTGTGTGCGCGCCGAATTGGAAAAGGATGACAACGATGCCGCGCGCGCCGCCACGATAGAAGACATTTTGGACTTTAAGAAGGGATAA
- the LOC105216001 gene encoding uncharacterized protein LOC105216001, which produces MYLREYLLFCILLVSQKYIACRNLDYSTENTNNTILSSNIDEKQNDTKILEDYMDIINSSDDDEIVLKQLNELADDTEIRQRMNELSDNTEIVQRMNELGGTEPEPDDDVWYLNPHGIRLSYGAVILLMIWVAVKLCRLCLDCHTRYQRMK; this is translated from the exons ATGTATTTGCgtgaatatttgctattttgtaTATTACTGGTTTCGCAAAAGTATATCGCTTGTAGAAATTTAGATTATTCAAcggaaaatacaaataatactaTATTATCGTCTAATATTGATGAAAAACAAAATGACACAAAAATATTAGAAGATTATATGGATATTATTAATTCGTCTGATGACGATGAAATAGTATTAAAGCAGTTAAATGAGTTGGCTGACGATACAGAAATTAGGCAGAGAATGAATGAGTTGTCTGACAATACAGAAATTGTGCAGAGAATGAATGAGTTGGGAGGAACTGAACCAGAACCAGACGACGACGTTTGGTACCTTAATCCTCATGGAATCCGTCTATCATATGGAGCAGTGATCTTATTAATGATTTGGGTTGCAG taaaactaTGTAGACTATGTTTGGACTGCCATACACGCTATCAACGTATGAAATAG
- the LOC105217530 gene encoding protein hold'em, which yields MAGVVHKKIAELNAELQNALITAIILTKTTPNTFLARDSSEFRGVISFTLRDSKRHIINCKVWGTKELVAEYNRKFKIYDVIDVITPSVVPTLVHDKSTLAEQVRFQPLPTVPFSLVLNEGQGRLDNSNNYRDVCAFRELHNLRRVPHKPLCSALKLQDVRCGIKECSAKEQFVDLLVLVAALRPVKEVRSKRSGEVLNCLELVVIDGSYSDGVILSIWQSDWIQRAQQYWEAMRTVLHLIEVKLNYSEFYKSTTLAFTGRTLAYENPIGAEVDALMQFAATLATKPWDTLAYTMNNQVDAAEIKTQMTVKQLYARAEGQLKADTEQFTAVLYAMLTHFDFDGIGQVISRRCKSCHALLSRNQSICDAPKCQLEFSLQHDGVQYECFFNINVQFSDHTGTLLETRLLGAVAERVLALTPQAYEALSEQQKAACKWKFLMDYFEVKLLVRKASAVRRQMSVIVVDMRAVNIAELAEKICVF from the exons atggCCGGTGTGGTGCACAAAAAAATCGCGGAACTCAATGCAGAGCTCCAGAACGCTTTAATCACCGCCATTatactaacaaaaacaacaccaaacaCATTTCTTGCACGCGATTCGAGTGAATTTCGTGGCGTTATCAGCTTTACGCTGCGCGACAGCAAACGGCACATCATCAATTGCAAAGTTTGGGGCACCAAAGAGCTCGTCGCTGAATATAACCGTAAATTCAAGATTTATGACGTCATCGATGTCATCACACCAAGCGTTGTGCCCACGCTGGTGCATGATAAATCCACTTTAGCGGAACAAGTGCGCTTTCAACCGTTGCCCACGGTGCCCTTCTCGCTGGTGTTAAATGAAGGTCAAGGGCGGCtggacaacagcaacaactaccgCGATGTGTGCGCATTTCGTGAGCTACACAATTTGCGACGCGTGCCACACAAGCCGCTCTGCAGCGCGTTGAAACTGCAGGATGTGCGTTGTGGCATCAAGGAGTGTAGCGCTAAGGAGCAATTTGTCGATCTGTTAGTTTTGGTGGCTGCGCTACGTCCGGTTAAAGAGGTGCGCAGCAAACGCAGTGGTGAAGTGCTAAACTGTTTGGAATTAGTTGTGATAGATGGCAGCTACAGTGATGGTGTTATACTGAGTATTTGGCAGTCGGATTGGATACAACGCGCGCAACAGTATTGGGAGGCAATGcgcacagtgttgcatttgataGAAGTGAAGCTTAATTACTCGGAATTTTATAAAAGCACTACATTAGCATTCACGGGACGCACTCTAGCTTATGAGAATCCAATTGGCGCCGAAGTGGATGCATTAATGCAGTTTGCAGCTACTCTAGCGACTAAGCCGTGGGATACGTTGGCCTACACAATGAACAATCAAGTGGATG CCGCTGAAATAAAGACACAGATGACCGTTAAGCAGCTCTACGCGCGCGCTGAGGGTCAACTCAAAGCTGACACTGAGCAATTTACCGCTGTGCTCTATGCCATGTTGACACATTTCGATTTCGATGGCATTGGTCAGGTCATCAGTCGCAGGTG CAAATCTTGCCACGCCTTGTTGTCGCGTAATCAGTCCATATGCGATGCGCCTAAATGCCAGCTAGAGTTTTCGCTGCAGCACGACGGCGTGCAGTACGAGTGTTTTTTCAACATCAATGTGCAGTTTAGCGATCACACTGGCACCTTGTTGGAGACGCGGCTCTTGGGCGCTGTCGCCGAGCGCGTGCTGGCGCTGACGCCGCAAGCATATGAAGCGTTAAGTGAGCAGCAGAAAGCGGCGTGcaaatggaaatttttaatGGATTACTTCGAGGTGAAGCTGCTGGTGCGCAAAGCGAGCGCTGTGCGTCGACAAATGAGCGTTATTGTGGTGGATATGCGCGCTGTGAACATAGCAGAGTTGGCGGAGAAAATATGCGTTTTTTAA
- the LOC105215980 gene encoding dynein intermediate chain 3, ciliary isoform X1 translates to MEYTFKKERRTFGASASFSDKDEVIFTENSSQQLAKGYILKNPVDRATLYTRQMALSEANTERATYKHVGITHNEGGWPKDINMSDPEQTVRYKRKIEKDENYITQVMNLTKPMEHYIHQNNAVNIYENYFEDLEPAPLPEPCRSRTVNVYRDPNPIKVPVTHLSWSPDGGIKMAVSHCDMKFQGDKSGQRCNSYIWEIENPNEPFLTLEPKVPCVCLEYNQKDPTSLVSGMYNGQVAAWDTRHGKYPVMISEREICHRDPVNSVLWNNSKSGTEFFSGGSDGQVLWWDTRKLSEPLDKLLMDPIRTDEQDLSRSFGVSVLEYETTIPTRFMAGTEMGMLFSCNRKGKTPMEKIQIRMMCHLGPVYAITRNPAFVKNFLTVGDWCARIWSEDCRESSIIWTKNSDAMLTDGAWSYTKVSQFFITRMDGVLDTWDLLQQQNQPVLTVKVCDEPLHCVRTNENGKYVSCGSKLGATFLIEVSDNMVMSAKNDKPLLTAMFERENRREKILEAKSREIKLKVKTNQGQDQGDLTMLNGRINVAPFKDACEQAAAEYFAAVEQERQRRIPGNKQEGDEAEPSDIDSART, encoded by the exons atggaGTACACTTTCAAGAAGGAGCGTCGCACTTTTGGCGCCAGCGCAAGCTTCAGCGATAAAGATGAGGTCATCTTTACGGAAAACTCCTCACAACAGCTCGCCAAAGGTTATATACTCAAAAATCCCGTGGATCGCGCCACGCTTTACACCCGACAAATGGCCTTGAGTGAGGCGAACACGGAGCGCGCGACCTACAAGCATGTCGGCATTACGCATAACGAAGGTGGTTGGCCCAAAGACATCAATATGTCCGACCCAGAGCAGACGGTGCGTTATAAGCGCAAAATCGAGAAAGATGAGAATTACATAACTCAAGTGATGAATCTCACCAAACCGATGGAACATTATATTCACCAAAATAATGCTGTGAATATTTATGAGAATTACTTTGAAGATCTTGAACCAGCGCCATTACCAGAACCGTGTCGTTCGCGCACAGTGAATGTTTATCGCGATCCGAATCCGATAAAAGTGCCGGTCACACATCTGTCCTGGTCACCGGATGGTGGCATCAAAATGGCCGTGAGTCATTGTGATATGAAATTTCAGGGTGATAAGTCGGGTCAACGCTGCAATTCTTACATTTGGGAAATTGAGAATCCAAATGAACCATTTCTAACGCTTGAGCCGAAAGTGCCGTGCGTCTGCTTGGAGTACAATCAGAAGGATCCGACCAGTTTGGTTAGTGGCATGTACAATGGACAGGTGGCCGCTTGGGATACGCGTCACGGCAAGTATCCGGTGATGATAAGTGAACGTGAGATTTGCCATCGTGATCCGGTAAACTCGGTGTTGTGGAATAATTCAAAGAGCGGCACTGAATTCTTCTCCGGCGGCTCAGATGGCCAAGTGTTGTGGTGGGATACGCGCAAGTTGAGTGAACCTTTAGATAAACTCTTGATGGATCCAATACGTACGGATGAACAAGATCTCTCACGTTCATTTGGCGTCTCAGTGTTGGAGTATGAAACTACGATACCCACACGCTTTATGGCCGGCACCGAAATGGGTATGTTATTCTCATGCAATCGTAAGGGTAAAACACCCATGGAGAAGATACAGATAAGG ATGATGTGCCACTTGGGTCCTGTCTATGCAATAACGCGCAATCCGGCTTTTGTAAAGAATTTTCTGACAGTCGGCGATTGGTGTGCGCGCATTTGGTCCGAGGACTGTCGTGAGAGCTCGATAATTTGGACCAAAAATAGTGATGCTATGCTGACTGATGGCGCTTGGAGTTACACGAA GGTCTCGCAATTCTTCATTACACGCATGGATGGCGTGCTCGACACTTGGGatctgttgcaacaacaaaatcaaccgGTTTTAACGGTTAAAGTGTGTGATGAACCGCTGCATTGTGTGCGCACAAATGAGAACGGTAAATATGTCAGCTGTGGCAGCAAGCTCGGCGCGACCTTTCTCATTGAGGTCTCCGATAATATGGTGATGTCGGCGAAGAATGATAAGCCATTGCTGACGGCG ATGTTCGAACGTGAAAATCGTAGAGAAAAAATTTTGGAAGCCAAATCCCGTGAAATCAAATTGAAAGTCAAAACAAATCAAGGTCAAGACCAAGGTGATCTTACCATGCTCAATGGACGCATCAATGTGGCGCCATTTAAAGATGCTTGTGAGCAGGCAGCGGCAGAGTATTTCGCCGCCGTAGAGCAGGAACGTCAAAGACGTATACCTGGCAACAAGC AAGAAGGGGATGAGGCTGAGCCGTCTGATATTGATAGCGCAAGAACTTAG
- the LOC105215980 gene encoding dynein intermediate chain 3, ciliary isoform X2 gives MEYTFKKERRTFGASASFSDKDEVIFTENSSQQLAKGYILKNPVDRATLYTRQMALSEANTERATYKHVGITHNEGGWPKDINMSDPEQTVRYKRKIEKDENYITQVMNLTKPMEHYIHQNNAVNIYENYFEDLEPAPLPEPCRSRTVNVYRDPNPIKVPVTHLSWSPDGGIKMAVSHCDMKFQGDKSGQRCNSYIWEIENPNEPFLTLEPKVPCVCLEYNQKDPTSLVSGMYNGQVAAWDTRHGKYPVMISEREICHRDPVNSVLWNNSKSGTEFFSGGSDGQVLWWDTRKLSEPLDKLLMDPIRTDEQDLSRSFGVSVLEYETTIPTRFMAGTEMGMLFSCNRKGKTPMEKIQIRMMCHLGPVYAITRNPAFVKNFLTVGDWCARIWSEDCRESSIIWTKNSDAMLTDGAWSYTKVSQFFITRMDGVLDTWDLLQQQNQPVLTVKVCDEPLHCVRTNENGKYVSCGSKLGATFLIEVSDNMVMSAKNDKPLLTAMFERENRREKILEAKSREIKLKVKTNQGQDQGDLTMLNGRINVAPFKDACEQAAAEYFAAVEQERQRRIPGNKRRRRG, from the exons atggaGTACACTTTCAAGAAGGAGCGTCGCACTTTTGGCGCCAGCGCAAGCTTCAGCGATAAAGATGAGGTCATCTTTACGGAAAACTCCTCACAACAGCTCGCCAAAGGTTATATACTCAAAAATCCCGTGGATCGCGCCACGCTTTACACCCGACAAATGGCCTTGAGTGAGGCGAACACGGAGCGCGCGACCTACAAGCATGTCGGCATTACGCATAACGAAGGTGGTTGGCCCAAAGACATCAATATGTCCGACCCAGAGCAGACGGTGCGTTATAAGCGCAAAATCGAGAAAGATGAGAATTACATAACTCAAGTGATGAATCTCACCAAACCGATGGAACATTATATTCACCAAAATAATGCTGTGAATATTTATGAGAATTACTTTGAAGATCTTGAACCAGCGCCATTACCAGAACCGTGTCGTTCGCGCACAGTGAATGTTTATCGCGATCCGAATCCGATAAAAGTGCCGGTCACACATCTGTCCTGGTCACCGGATGGTGGCATCAAAATGGCCGTGAGTCATTGTGATATGAAATTTCAGGGTGATAAGTCGGGTCAACGCTGCAATTCTTACATTTGGGAAATTGAGAATCCAAATGAACCATTTCTAACGCTTGAGCCGAAAGTGCCGTGCGTCTGCTTGGAGTACAATCAGAAGGATCCGACCAGTTTGGTTAGTGGCATGTACAATGGACAGGTGGCCGCTTGGGATACGCGTCACGGCAAGTATCCGGTGATGATAAGTGAACGTGAGATTTGCCATCGTGATCCGGTAAACTCGGTGTTGTGGAATAATTCAAAGAGCGGCACTGAATTCTTCTCCGGCGGCTCAGATGGCCAAGTGTTGTGGTGGGATACGCGCAAGTTGAGTGAACCTTTAGATAAACTCTTGATGGATCCAATACGTACGGATGAACAAGATCTCTCACGTTCATTTGGCGTCTCAGTGTTGGAGTATGAAACTACGATACCCACACGCTTTATGGCCGGCACCGAAATGGGTATGTTATTCTCATGCAATCGTAAGGGTAAAACACCCATGGAGAAGATACAGATAAGG ATGATGTGCCACTTGGGTCCTGTCTATGCAATAACGCGCAATCCGGCTTTTGTAAAGAATTTTCTGACAGTCGGCGATTGGTGTGCGCGCATTTGGTCCGAGGACTGTCGTGAGAGCTCGATAATTTGGACCAAAAATAGTGATGCTATGCTGACTGATGGCGCTTGGAGTTACACGAA GGTCTCGCAATTCTTCATTACACGCATGGATGGCGTGCTCGACACTTGGGatctgttgcaacaacaaaatcaaccgGTTTTAACGGTTAAAGTGTGTGATGAACCGCTGCATTGTGTGCGCACAAATGAGAACGGTAAATATGTCAGCTGTGGCAGCAAGCTCGGCGCGACCTTTCTCATTGAGGTCTCCGATAATATGGTGATGTCGGCGAAGAATGATAAGCCATTGCTGACGGCG ATGTTCGAACGTGAAAATCGTAGAGAAAAAATTTTGGAAGCCAAATCCCGTGAAATCAAATTGAAAGTCAAAACAAATCAAGGTCAAGACCAAGGTGATCTTACCATGCTCAATGGACGCATCAATGTGGCGCCATTTAAAGATGCTTGTGAGCAGGCAGCGGCAGAGTATTTCGCCGCCGTAGAGCAGGAACGTCAAAGACGTATACCTGGCAACAAGCGTAG AAGAAGGGGATGA